A single Fundulus heteroclitus isolate FHET01 chromosome 4, MU-UCD_Fhet_4.1, whole genome shotgun sequence DNA region contains:
- the chs1 gene encoding chitin synthase 1, which produces MEELRFRGKKREGRHRDTWDPFQLNPVGAEKEEKKRCFLMAQYLVAVIVGVAVLVSAVIAKGSLLILSALSSPKSLRNDRDRQFYMLMLVFCLVWPNFLVFLKSLWRCAFKKFEPPNMKTMGMICAIECLVSLGTSVLVLIVMPQFDVLTNLFISGGVCIVSAVLQIVFRLQRENWKILFPICSLTLTSVGYCLLGMDYYVRTESHVDRQTSECFYYVGVGIFSSLLISFCWWENTMQARNRMQKTLSELERFKDFVFVISSILRILVIGAVYLIYYKLCKNSIVWSNFNLADHQDVLQLGLVLFFLQAFCSAACHWFGVVACKIHAVRMSFALPLCCTGPVVLGLGLILFLTQGHHLDQTKSTSIVDFCAKLYLLKDKNTTNVALLEMTRSICRTSLNSHYLQWPFLMLALEGVCMWGGFVTCTYYVWKIKVQRIERTSQLFVRRLYESAFIDLSLLLNTKMKLPKAQTNDSQDELQSVVIYLCATMWHETYDEMLKILTSMFRLDRYRGDPKEEHKDSFDFECHIFVDDAFMTEKETKKRLVNEYVEDLIHVVTEVYRVFTNKEPDDVSIIETPYGGRLMFVLPEGNMLYVHLKDKALIRNKKRWSQIMYMYYLLGWKGYISKNPQKMPRMETSRESLISMDGEIFLLPQYDNDNKRRFISDDNTYILALDGDTDFHPKAVVLLVDRLRMYYNVGAACGRIHPTGMGPMVWYQKFEYAVGHWLQKTAEHVFGSVLCSPGCFSLFRGSALMDDNILKKYTTTATRGAEYVQYDQGEDRWLCTLLLQQGWRVEYNAASDAYTNSPQEFKEFYNQRRRWGPSTLANTLDLLHSGKETVKRNQSISGLYIFYQMFTVGSSILGPASVTLMIAGAMQFIFGMKGEYTILIACVPPTFYIIICFTTKANTQITIAGIMSVIYAFLMTASFFSIIGDMVVQGTFLTPTGVFLVSMAIMYMVTAILHPEEFGLIIYGLMYFICIPSGYLLLTIYSLVNMNNVSWGTREAKEEGEEKKSQSVLCNKDCRLCCWDMKIQITQEAENPMLQQIVGFTGQKAPLLQLTNQETQAQAASNPEPQTKPETATEKDAKVKNPPADKNKTPALKDKDASATHDDKDEKNSIMSDSSDYSDEDDVDFMNADLEEMEDIPVSDWVEPVKTEFLKKLTYFNMKRNLQAQLRYTLRNKNQDDVCEDLVLMLTDTLNMRLSKVGPEDILDQAEVDELQHELTNQARHILKNNRMTKLEKRVKRAIEKTLSAPQVQRLDEGETDFWHKLIERYLKPINDSPEHKERVSKELKSLRNKAVFLYFIINVLWVVATFFLQIIGNDIISIKIPKYSTDGNATGEYLKVEPLSLMFLFSFAILLLVQFVAMLYHRVYTLIHVVSYRSTEKDYKEKDVEEEEEDPTIENAYAVSISSEDFQL; this is translated from the exons ATGGAGGAACTAAGATTCAGGGGGAAGAAAAGAGAGGGAAGGCACAG GGACACATGGGATCCCTTCCAGCTGAACCCGGTAGgagcagagaaggaggagaaaaagaggTGCTTCCTGATGGCTCAGTACCTTGTGGCTGTCATTGTGGGGGTGGCAGTGTTGGTCAGCGCTGTTATTGCTAAG GGGTCTCTCTTGATCTTGTCAGCATTGTCCAGTCCAAAATCACTGCGTaacgacagagacagacagttcTACATGCTGATGTTGGTGTTTTGCCTGGTCTGGCCGAACTTCTTGGTGTTTTTGAAGTCCTTGTGGCGCTGTGCCTTCAAGAAGTTTGAGCCCCCCAACATGAAGACCATGGGCATG ATTTGTGCCATTGAGTGTTTGGTGTCTCTCGGTACTTCAGTCCTGGTCCTAATTGTTATGCCTCAGTTTGACGTTCTGACGAATCTCTTCATCAGCGGCGGAGTCTGCATTGTCTCTGCAGTGTTACAGATCGTGTTCAGATTGCAACGGGAAAACTGGAAGATTCTGTTCCCAATCTGCTCCCTCACACTCACCAGTGTTG GTTACTGCCTCCTGGGAATGGACTACTATGTTCGTACAGAGTCACATGTGGATCGACAAACCTCCGAATGCTTTTACTACGTGGGCGTGGGTATTTTCTCATCACTCCTCATCTCATTCTGCTGGTGGGAAAATACGATGCAGGCTAGAAACCGCATGCAG AAAACACTGTCAGAGTTGGAAAGGTTCAAGGACTTTGTATTCGTCATCAGCAGCATTTTGAGAATACTGGTGATAG GAGCTGTGTACCTCATCTACTATAAACTctgtaagaactctatcgtatGGTCTAACTTTAACCTGGCTGATCATCAGGATGTCCTGCAATTAGGCCTTGTGCTCTTCTTCTTACAG GCGTTCTGCTCAGCAGCCTGCCACTGGTTTGGTGTGGTTGCCTGTAAGATTCATGCTGTCCGGATGAGCTTTGCTTTGCCGCTGTGCTGCACCGGCCCTGTAGTGCTCGGGTTGGGCCTGATACTCTTCCTGACACAAGGACATCATTTGGATCAGACAAAGTCAACCAGCATCGTTG ATTTCTGTGCAAAATTGTATTTGttgaaggacaaaaacacaactaacGTTGCATTGTTAGAGATGACCCGGAGCATCTGCAGGACTTCACTCAACAG CCACTACTTGCAATGGCCTTTTCTCATGTTGGCCCTGGAGGGAGTGTGCATGTGGGGTGGCTTCGTCACATGTACCTATTATGTGTGGAAGATTAAg GTCCAGCGTATAGAGAGAACATCTCAGCTCTTTGTTCGTCGACTGTACGAATCTGCCTTCATCGACCTGTCTCTGCTACTCAACACTAAGATGAAGCTACCAAAAGCCCAAACAAATGACAG CCAAGATGAACTGCAAAGTGTTGTGATCTATCTTTGTGCCACCATGTGGCATGAGACCTATGATGAGATGCTGAAGATTCTCACCTCCATGTTCAG GCTGGATCGTTATCGAGGGGATCCAAAGGAGGAGCACAAGGACAGTTTTGACTTTGAATGTCACATATTTGTAGACGATGCATTCATGACTGAAAAGGAGACGAAAAAAAGATTGGTCAATGAGTATGTGGAAGACTTGATTCATGTTGTAACGGAGGTTTACAG AGTGTTCACCAACAAAGAGCCAGACGACGTGTCGATCATTGAGACTCCCTATGGTGGGAGGCTAATGTTTGTCTTGCCTGAGGGTAACATGCTCTATGttcacctaaaggacaaagctCTTATTCGCAACAAAAAAAGATGGTCCCAG ataatgTACATGTACTATCTGCTCGGCTGGAAAGGTTACATTTCCAAGAACCCCCAGAAAATGCCC CGCATGGAAACCAGCAGAGAAAGTCTGATCTCTATGGACGGTGAGATTTTCCTTTTGCCCCAGTATGACAACGACAACAAGAGAAGATTCATTTCAGACGACAACACATATATCCTGGCTCTGGACGGAGACACGGACTTCCATCCTAAAGCAGTGGTTCTGCTTGTGGACAG GCTGAGAATGTATTACAACGTAGGTGCAGCATGTGGCAGAATCCATCCGACTGGCATGG GTCCCATGGTTTGGTACCAGAAGTTTGAATACGCAGTGGGCCATTGGCTACAGAAGACGGCAGAGCACGTGTTTGGCTCCGTGTTGTGCAGTCCGGGATGTTTCAGTCTGTTCAGGGGGTCAGCGCTGATGGACGACAATATTTTGAAGAAGTACACAACAACTGCGACAAGAGGAGCGGAGTATGTGCAGTATGATCAAG gggaggATCGTTGGTTGTGCACTTTGTTACTGCAACAAGGATGGCGTGTGGAATACAACGCCGCATCGGATGCCTACACAAACTCACCACAGGAGTTCAAAGAGTTTTACAACCAGAGGAGACGATGGGGACCTTCTACACTGGCTAACACACTGGACCTTTTGCACAG CGGAAAAGAGACGGTGAAGAGAAATCAGTCCATCTCAGGGCTTTATATCTTCTATCAGATGTTTACCGTTGGATCCTCTATTCTGGGACCCGCCTCTGTGACACTTATGATTGCAG GAGCAATGCAGTTCATCTTCGGAATGAAAGGTGAATACACCATCCTCATCGCTTGCGTCCCTCCCACCTTCTACATCATCATTTGCTTTACAACTAAAGCAAATACCCAGATAACAATTGCTGGCATCATGAGCGTTATTTACGCCTTCCTCATGACTGCATCCTTCTTCTCCATCATTG GTGACATGGTGGTACAGGGCACATTCTTGACCCCCACTGGTGTGTTTCTGGTTTCAATGGCTATAATGTACATGGTGACAGCCATACTACACCCTGAAGAATTTG GGTTGATCATCTATGGCCTGATGTATTTCATCTGTATCCCCAGTGGCTACCTCCTGCTGACCATCTACTCGCTGGTTAACATGAACAATGTGTCTTGGGGCACAAGAGAAGCCAA ggAGGAAGGAGAAGAGAAGAAATCTCAGAGCGTTTTGTGCAACAAAGACTGTAGACTCTGCTGCTGGGACATGAAGATACAG ATAACCCAGGAAGCAGAAAACCCCATGCTTCAACAGATCGTTGGTTTTACCGGACAGAAAGCGCCTCTCCTTCAGCTCACCAACCAAGAAACACAAGCGCAGGCTGCCTCAAATCCAGAGCCTCAAACCAAACCCGAAACCGCAACAGAAAAAGATGCAAAGGTTAAAAATCCTCcagctgacaaaaacaaaactccagCATTGAAAGACAAGGACGCCTCCGCCACTCATGA TGATAAAGATGAGAAAAACAGCATAATGTCTGATTCATCCGATTACTCTGATGAAGACGATGTTGACTTTATGAATGCCGATTTGGAGGAAATGGAAGACATCCCCGTCAGCG ACTGGGTGGAGCCTGTCAAGACAGAGTTTTTGAAGAAGCTAACTTATTTCAACATGAAGAGAAATCTACAGGCGCAACTACG GTACACGCTTCGCAACAAGAATCAGGATGACGTGTGTGAAGACCTGGTCCTAATGTTGACAGACACGTTAAATATGAGACTCAGCAAAGTGGGACCTGAGGATATTTTGGATCAAGCTGAGGTCGACGAGTTACAGCATGAACTGACGAATCAG GCTCGACACATCCTGAAGAACAATAGAATGACGAAGTTAGAGAAGAGAGTGAAACGAGCCATAGAGAAAACCCTCAGTGCCCCACAAGTGCAAAGGCTGGACGAG GGTGAGACGGACTTCTGGCATAAGTTGATCGAACGATATTTGAAGCCTATCAATGATTCACCGGAACACAAGGAGAGAGTCAGCAAAGAACTGAAGTCACTGCGAAACAAG GCGGTCTTCCTGTATTTCATCATCAATGTGCTGTGGGTGGTAGCAACTTTCTTCCTGCAGATCATTGGAAATGACATAATCAGCATCAAGATTCCCAAATATAGCACTGATGGAAATGCAACAGGAGAGTACCTGAAG GTGGAGCCTCTCAGTTTGATGTTCCTGTTTTCCTTTGCCATTCTTCTTCTCGTCCAGTTTGTGGCCATGTTGTATCACAG GGTCTACACTCTGATCCACGTGGTGTCCTACCGTAGCACAGAGAAGGACTACAAAGAGAAAGATGTG gaggaagaagaggaggaccCCACTATCGAGAACGCTTATGCCGTTTCTATCAGCAGTGAGGACTTCCAGCTGTAA
- the ddx21 gene encoding nucleolar RNA helicase 2 has protein sequence MPSKIIFGSEEETTEKDMDTVAEVDTSKVKNKTKEAKKLKKKKQQQQQEEEEQQQEEEQQEDPDCDPPAPKKKKKKDKRTKDQENGFIQEADDVNGNDVESPKKKTKKKKEASEKSKKQKKAIAEEATNGHSSPDTPAQTPVQTPVQTPAPTPSQSSEDSASDSENEQTPEQKEGAFSNFRISKVTIDKLKARGVTYLFDIQVKSFNPVYDGEDVIAQARTGTGKTFSFAIPLVEKLQKDSVERTRGRPPKVLVLAPTRELAIQVSKDFKDVSTKLSIACFYGGSSYNPQIEAIRNGIDILVGTPGRIKDHLQNNKLNLSKLKHVVLDEVDQMLDMGFTEQVEEILSSSYKKDSDSNPQTLLFSATCPPWVYDVAKKYMRPACKHIDLIGKKTQKAATTVEHLAIACHWSQRAAVIGDVVQVYSGSHGRTIVFCETKKEANELALNASIKQSSQSLHGDIPQKQRETTLKGFRNGAFEVLVATNVAARGLDIPEVDLVIQCSPPKDVESYIHRSGRTGRAGRTGVCICFYQRKEEDQLRYVENKSGITFRRVGVPTANDIIKSSSKDAVRFLDSVPATAIEYFRESAEKLVKERGAVDALAAALAHISGATSLEQRSLLNSDVGYTTIQLQCSMEMHNLGYAWRTIKEQLGEDIENHIHRMTFLKGKTGVCFDVSADKVKEIQDNWKDCRRWQLTVATELPELEEKQFTNRGDRGFGGGSRGDRGGFRGGRGRSFGGYGGRNNGFRSGGNGGGGGFNNNRGNHKRTFSDAFDY, from the exons ATGCCGTCAAAAATCATCTTTGGAAGCGAGGAAGAAACCACAGAGAAGGATATGGACACTGTCGCGGAAGTTGACACCTCCAAG gTGAAGAACAAGACCAAGGAGGCTaaaaagctgaagaagaagaagcaacaacagcagcaggaggaggaggagcagcagcaggaggaggaacagcAGGAGGACCCAGACTGTGATCCTCCAGcaccaaagaagaaaaagaaaaaggacaaacgGACAAAGGACCAAGAGAACGGCTTCATCCAAGAGGCCGATGACGTGAACGGCAATGATGTAGAGtcaccaaaaaagaaaaccaagaagaaaaaggaagcaTCTGAG AAAAGCAAGAAGCAAAAGAAAGCGATCGCCGAAGAAGCAACCAACGGACATTCCTCCCCAGACACCCCCGCCCAGACCCCAGTCCAGACTCCAGTACAGACTCCAGCCCCGACCCCATCCCAGTCAAGCGAAGACTCCGCGAGTGACAGCGAAAAT GAGCAGACACCGGAGCAGAAAGAAGGAGCTTTCTCCAACTTCCGCATTTCCAAAGTCACCATTGATAAACTGAAAG CTCGTGGGGTCACCTACTTGTTTGACATTCAGGTGAAGTCATTTAATCCTGTATATGACGGAGAAGACGTAATCGCCCAAGCCCGTACCGGAACAGGAAAGACTTTCTCCTTTGCCATACCGCTGGTGGAAAAGCTCCAAAAGGATTCAGTTGAGAGAACCAGAGGTCGGCCTCCCAAG gTGCTCGTTTTGGCTCCTACCAGAGAGTTGGCTATCCAGGTCTCCAAGGACTTCAAAGACGTATCCACCAAGCTCTCCATCGCCTGTTTCTATGGCGGCAGCTCATACAATCCGCAGA TTGAGGCTATTCGTAATGGAATTGATATCTTGGTGGGAACGCCCGGTCGCATTAAAGATCACCTTCAGAACAACAAACTCAACCTCTCCAAACTGAAGCATGTCGTCCTGGATGAAGTGGACCAAATGTTGGACATGGGGTTTACAGAACAGGTGGAAGAGATTTTGAGTTCATCGTATAAGAAAG ACAGCGATTCCAACCCACAGACTCTTCTGTTTTCGGCCACCTGCCCTCCTTGGGTGTATGATGTGGCCAAGAAGTACATGAGACCagcatgcaagcatatcgacttgatcggcaagaaaacacagaaagctGCAACAACTGTTGAG CATCTGGCCATAGCGTGTCACTGGTCCCAGCGGGCTGCGGTGATAGGAGACGTAGTCCAGGTGTACAGCGGCAGCCACGGCAGAACAATCGTCTTCTGTGAGACAAAGAAGGAGGCCAATGAACTGGCCTTGAATGCATCCATTAAACAG AGTTCCCAGTCCCTCCATGGTGACATTccacagaaacagagagagacgACTCTTAAAGGCTTCAGGAATGGTGCCTTTGAGGTCCTTGTTGCCACAAACGTCGCAGCCCGTGGATTGGACATCCCAGAGGTCGACTTGGTGATCCAATGTTCTCCACCCAAG GATGTTGAGTCGTACATCCATCGCTCAGGGCGAACGGGGCGCGCGGGCAGGACTGGAGTCTGCATCTGCTTCTACCAGAGAAAGGAAGAGGACCAGCTGCGCTACGTAGAGAACAAATCA GGCATCACTTTCAGGCGAGTCGGCGTTCCAACTGCGAATGACATCATCAAATCATCAAGCAAAGATGCCGTCAG GTTTTTGGACTCCGTTCCAGCAACGGCTATTGAATATTTTCGGGAATCCgcagagaagctggtcaaagAGAGAGGAGCGGTAGATGCACtagctgctgctctggctcACATTTCTGGAGCCACCAGTCTAGAGCAGAGGTCTCTGCTGAACTCTGACGTT ggcTACACGACTATACAGTTACAGTGTTCTATGGAGATGCATAATTTAGGTTACGCCTGGAGAACCATTAAAGAACAGCTGGGAGAGGACATTGAAAACCACATCCACAGAATGACCTTCCTCAAAGGCAAAACG GGAGTTTGTTTTGACGTCTCAGCCGATAAAGTCAAAGAGATTCAG GATAATTGGAAAGACTGTCGCCGCTGGCAGCTGACTGTAGCCACTGAGCTGCCGGAGCTGGAGGAAAAGCAGTTCACCAACCGTGGAGACAGGGGCTTTGGCGGTGGGAGCCGTGGCGACAGAGGAGGGTTTAGAGGCGGGAGGGGGCGCAGTTTTGGTGGATATGGAGGGCGTAACAACGGCTTCCGGAGCGGAGGCAACGGTGGAGGAGGGGGCTTCAACAACAACCGAGGAAATCACAAACGGACCTTCAGCGACGCATTCGATTACTAA